Proteins encoded within one genomic window of Bemisia tabaci chromosome 2, PGI_BMITA_v3:
- the Raf gene encoding raf homolog serine/threonine-protein kinase Raf yields MSVEYDDSGTLQDELLNIQSVIYLTRQNIDALNNKFADFQHPPSIYLAEYHELTSKLHDLELKEQQLTEQISLGRSNSPDVIDNSHHSKDKYVQPSLQIPPKSVIRAHLPNQQRTSVPVRPGQTLREALAKPMKLRNLTPEMCTVCTLDNINLSWDVDSSKIDCDEIRVEIIDKFPVTTSISHNFGRKTFFSLAFCEVCRRLLFQGFYCRTCGYRFHQRCATGVPALCQQVHMEDTYYQHLLAFNMINDDASDAGILQLPSSFSMTRTGSRRHPRALGHGERSSSAPNVCYNLVNPTGDVASLKQFVNLTVMNGSRLSHSQSAQASPTNALRPWRPRARSADDSANKKIHREAPRESIEDWEIPAEEILFGQRIGSGSFGTVYRCHWHGPVAVKTLNVKDPTPAQLQAFKNEVAVLRKTRHLNILLFMGCVSKPQLAIVTQWCEGSSLYRHLHVLETSFELLTSIEIGRQTAQGMDYLHAKNIIHRDLKSNNIFLHDVTVKIGDFGLATVKTRWSGGKQFRQPSGSILWMAPEVIRMQDENPYSFQSDVYSYGIVLYELLSGQLPYQNINNKDQILFMVGRGYLHPDLKMIPSSVPKVLRRLLEDCIKHTPEGRPLFRQILETIESLIQAMPTIHRSKSEPTLNRQAISTSNDDYAFSCNSPKTPVNSQFGAFPFTSMGGII; encoded by the coding sequence ATGTCTGTCGAATATGACGATAGTGGAACCTTGCAAGATGAACTACTGAACATTCAGAGTGTTATTTACTTAACCAGGCAGAATATCGATGCATTGAACAACAAGTTCGCCGACTTCCAGCACCCTCCCTCTATATACTTAGCAGAATATCATGAATTAACGAGCAAGTTGCACGACCTAGAGTTGAAAGAGCAACAATTAACAGAGCAGATCAGTCTGGGAAGATCCAACTCTCCAGATGTCATTGATAACAGTCACCATTCCAAAGATAAGTATGTTCAACCTAGTCTTCAAATTCCGCCGAAAAGTGTCATTAGGGCCCATCTCCCGAATCAGCAAAGGACAAGTGTGCCTGTGAGACCAGGCCAGACACTGCGCGAGGCGTTAGCAAAGCCGATGAAGCTCAGAAACTTGACTCCCGAAATGTGCACTGTATGCACTCTTGATAATATCAATCTCTCTTGGGACGTTGATAGTTCGAAAATAGACTGTGATGAAATTAGGGTTGAAATAATCGACAAGTTTCCAGTTACAACGAGCATCTCTCataattttgggaggaaaacttttttctctcttgcaTTTTGTGAGGTGTGTCGTAGGCTGCTGTTTCAAGGGTTCTATTGCAGAACCTGTGGATATCGTTTTCATCAAAGATGTGCTACCGGAGTACCTGCTTTGTGTCAGCAAGTTCACATGGAAGACACTTATTATCAGCATTTGTTAGCCTTCAACATGATCAATGATGATGCCTCAGATGCTGGTATTTTACAGCTACCGTCTAGCTTCAGTATGACCAGAACTGGTTCTCGGAGACATCCACGAGCATTAGGACATGGAGAACGCTCTAGCTCTGCACCCAATGTATGTTATAACCTCGTAAATCCAACAGGGGATGTTGCCTCTCTGAAACAGTTTGTAAATTTGACTGTAATGAATGGCAGTAGACTGTCCCATAGTCAGAGTGCCCAAGCTTCACCAACAAATGCTTTGCGTCCTTGGCGACCCCGAGCTCGAAGTGCTGATGATAGtgctaataaaaaaattcaccgagAAGCTCCTCGTGAGTCAATTGAAGACTGGGAAATTCCTGCTGAGGAAATATTGTTCGGACAACGAATCGGCTCTGGATCATTTGGAACCGTCTACCGATGCCATTGGCATGGACCAGTCGCTGTCAAAACTCTGAATGTAAAGGATCCCACTCCAGCCCAGCTGCAAGCCTTCAAAAATGAAGTTGCTGTCCTTCGCAAAACACGGCATCTAAATATTCTACTGTTCATGGGCTGTGTTAGTAAACCTCAATTAGCAATTGTGACCCAGTGGTGTGAAGGATCTAGTTTGTATCGCCATCTTCATGTCCTAGAGACATCATTTGAGTTATTGACCTCGATAGAAATAGGACGTCAGACTGCTCAAGGAATGGATTACCTTCAcgctaaaaatatcattcacaGGGATCTAAAGAGCAACAACATATTCTTGCATGATGTGACTGTAAAGATAGGAGATTTTGGACTTGCAACTGTCAAAACTAGATGGTCTGGTGGCAAACAGTTCAGGCAGCCATCAGGCTCAATTCTATGGATGGCACCAGAAGTGATCAGAATGCAAGATGAAAACCCTTATAGCTTTCAATCCGATGTTTATTCCTATGGAATTGTTCTGTATGAATTATTATCTGGGCAGTTACCTTATCAAAACATAAACAATAAAGATCAGATCTTATTCATGGTTGGACGGGGGTATTTGCATCCAGATTTGAAAATGATACCCTCCTCTGTACCAAAAGTTCTCCGCCGGTTGTTAGAAGACTGCATTAAACACACACCTGAAGGGAGACCTCTATTCAGACAGATCCTAGAGACTATAGAAAGTTTAATTCAAGCAATGCCCACTATTCATCGTTCTAAATCAGAGCCGACACTGAATCGCCAGGCAATCTCAACTTCAAATGATGACTATGCATTTAGTTGTAACTCGCCCAAAACACCTGTCAACTCTCAATTTGGCGCATTCCCATTCACTTCAATGGGTGGAATAATCTAA
- the LOC109030185 gene encoding uncharacterized protein produces MLNSSFEDETIDGLDKNVKLSLDGLQLKQYHENFRKHRIDIDLFFTLTNDDLKNIGIEDEEHRKILVKATTKPTMAVQNESIRPLKKEEADAILTNSFKYLTVLKLFIKELDPTRKKNEIRNTALNSEASAADGIVTFSNAAIKCLQDLRLQYCTLLPEDSLKKAKRKSAWITRSVPVLAVLLTGALVSHLIWRKLNKPI; encoded by the exons ATGCTCAATTCATCGTTCGAAGACGA AACCATTGATGGACTTGATAAAAATGTCAAACTGTCTTTAGATGGGCTACAGCTGAAGCAGTATCATGAGAATTTCCGGAAGCATAGGATTGACATTGATCTGTTCTTCACCCTCACTAATGACGACctgaaaaatattggcattgAAGATGAAGAACACCGTAAAATTCTGGTGAAAGCAACCACAAAACCCACAATGGCAGTTCAAAACGAATCTATCCGTCCTTTAAA GAAAGAGGAAGCTGATGCAATTCTAACCAACTCATTCAAATACCTGACAGTGCTGAAATTGTTTATAAAAGAACTAGATCCCACAAGAAAGAAGAATGAAATTAGGAATACCGCATTAAATTCTGAAGCCTCTGCTGCTGATGGAATAGTTACATTTAGTAATGCAGCCATCAAATGTCTCCAGGATCTTAGACTGCAATACTGCACTCTTCTTCCTGAG GATTCATTGAAGAAGGCCAAAAGAAAATCTGCGTGGATCACCAGGAGTGTCCCAGTCCTTGCGGTCTTATTAACTGGAGCTTTGGTCTCTCATTTAATCTGGCGTAAATTGAACAAACCAATTTAG